The Rhodopseudomonas palustris genome window below encodes:
- a CDS encoding ethanolamine ammonia-lyase subunit EutB — MIYRHSIGNVSFVFEDLRDLLAKASPPRSGDRLAGIAADSAEQMVAARMALADLPLRQFLSEMVIPYEADEVTRLIADRHDAAAFAPVASLTVGGFRDWLLSDAATPAALAALAPGLTPEMVAAVSKLMRNQDLILVAKKCSVVTRFRNTIGLPGRMSVRLQPNHPFDDARGITASILDGLLLGAGDACIGINPASDDPAVLGQLVRLLDDIITHLAIPTQGCVLTHVTTTLRLIEQGAPVDLTFQSIAGTEAANRSFGIDLALLAEAHQATLAQKRGTVGDNVMYFETGQGSALSANAHHGVDQQTCEARAYAVARAFSPLLVNSVVGFIGPEYLYDGKQIVRAGLEDHFCGKLLGLPLGVDICYTNHAEADQDDMDTLLTLLAAAGVNFIMGVPGADDVMLNYQSTSFHDALYVRDLFGLKRAPEFDDWLVRAGFAGPDHRPLTDGALLPEIAARLIA; from the coding sequence ATGATCTATCGCCACAGCATCGGCAACGTCTCGTTCGTGTTCGAAGACCTGCGCGACCTGCTCGCCAAGGCGAGCCCGCCGCGCTCGGGCGATCGCCTCGCCGGCATCGCCGCCGATAGCGCCGAGCAGATGGTGGCGGCGCGGATGGCGCTGGCGGACCTGCCGTTGCGGCAATTCCTGTCCGAAATGGTGATCCCATACGAGGCCGACGAGGTGACACGGCTGATCGCCGACCGTCACGACGCGGCGGCGTTCGCACCTGTGGCCTCACTCACCGTCGGCGGCTTTCGTGACTGGCTGCTATCGGATGCTGCGACCCCGGCGGCACTCGCCGCGCTGGCGCCGGGCCTGACACCCGAAATGGTCGCCGCGGTATCGAAGCTGATGCGCAATCAGGACCTGATCCTGGTGGCGAAGAAGTGCAGCGTGGTCACCCGTTTCCGCAACACCATCGGATTGCCCGGGCGGATGAGCGTGCGGCTGCAGCCCAACCATCCGTTCGACGATGCCCGCGGCATCACTGCGTCCATTCTGGACGGCCTGCTGCTCGGCGCCGGCGACGCCTGCATCGGCATCAATCCGGCGAGCGACGATCCGGCGGTGCTCGGCCAGCTGGTGCGGCTGCTCGACGACATCATTACGCACCTGGCGATTCCGACCCAGGGCTGCGTGCTCACCCATGTCACCACGACGCTGCGCCTGATCGAGCAGGGGGCGCCGGTCGACCTGACGTTCCAGTCGATCGCCGGCACCGAAGCCGCCAATCGCAGCTTCGGGATCGATCTGGCATTGCTCGCGGAAGCTCATCAGGCGACGCTGGCGCAGAAGCGGGGTACGGTCGGCGACAACGTGATGTATTTCGAGACCGGACAGGGTTCGGCGCTGTCGGCGAACGCGCATCATGGCGTCGATCAGCAAACCTGCGAAGCACGCGCCTATGCGGTGGCGCGGGCATTCTCGCCGCTGCTGGTCAACAGCGTGGTCGGCTTCATCGGCCCGGAATATCTGTACGACGGCAAGCAGATCGTGCGCGCGGGCCTGGAGGATCATTTCTGCGGCAAGCTGCTGGGCCTGCCGCTCGGGGTCGACATCTGCTACACCAACCATGCCGAAGCCGATCAGGACGACATGGACACACTGCTTACGCTGCTCGCAGCGGCCGGCGTCAATTTCATCATGGGTGTGCCCGGCGCGGATGACGTGATGCTGAACTACCAGTCAACCTCGTTTCACGATGCGCTGTACGTCCGCGATTTGTTCGGCCTGAAGCGCGCGCCGGAGTTCGACGACTGGCTGGTCCGCGCCGGTTTTGCCGGCCCTGATCACCGCCCGCTGACGGATGGTGCCCTGCTGCCGGAGATCGCAGCGCGGCTGATCGCCTGA
- a CDS encoding methyl-accepting chemotaxis protein, translating into MGSWIKHLGLSWKVQLAPAFLVLVMICVGAFALVSLRDNQQNVDKLVSGPVRLSELASDLNNAAWTAHAKLYRMAATAANESDAAKLTKVMKETTAALAQIPTSLGEVEKALGADAAKPPFQKLKAAVAGYQKQARNAVEMADGDAGSALLFIKSAEKSFTDIDSLVSDLILSTNDSRDREIAHTGIALEREQWMLGGIVAAAALVGVAFSFLIGRGIARPVVAMSGAMHDLAAGNFEVQLPGLDRGDEVGQMARAVEDFKVQAVAKAEREQAERQRQEQIAAEARRAELHQLADGFEAAVGQIVEQVGVASQALEVSAGALAKGSAETQQLATMVAAASSQTSTNVQSVASATEQMSASVEEIGRQVSESRKIADEAVQQAEQTDARIAKLAQAANRIGDVTQLITTIAGQTNLLALNATIESARAGEAGRGFAVVAQEVKALAEQTAKATDEISAQIAEMQAATRESVDAIKEIGGTIGKIAHISSTIAASVGEQGSATQEIARSVQQAAIGTNQVAASIGNVNRGAADTGAASDEVLTSAQLLSHENNRLRAEVAKFLATVRVA; encoded by the coding sequence ATGGGAAGCTGGATCAAACACCTCGGACTGTCGTGGAAGGTCCAGCTCGCTCCCGCATTCCTCGTTCTGGTGATGATCTGCGTCGGCGCGTTCGCGCTGGTGTCGCTACGCGATAATCAGCAAAACGTCGACAAGCTGGTGTCGGGTCCGGTGCGGCTCTCCGAGCTTGCCTCCGACCTCAACAACGCCGCCTGGACCGCACACGCCAAGCTGTACCGGATGGCGGCGACCGCCGCCAATGAGAGCGATGCGGCCAAGCTCACCAAGGTGATGAAGGAAACCACCGCGGCGTTGGCGCAGATCCCGACCTCGCTCGGCGAAGTCGAGAAGGCGCTCGGCGCTGACGCGGCCAAGCCGCCGTTCCAGAAGCTCAAGGCCGCTGTGGCCGGCTATCAGAAGCAGGCCAGGAACGCGGTCGAGATGGCCGACGGCGACGCCGGCTCGGCTTTGCTGTTCATCAAGAGCGCCGAGAAGAGCTTTACCGATATCGACTCATTGGTCAGCGACCTGATCCTGTCGACCAACGACAGCCGGGATCGCGAGATCGCCCACACCGGCATCGCGCTCGAACGCGAGCAATGGATGCTGGGCGGCATCGTCGCGGCCGCCGCGCTGGTCGGCGTCGCGTTCTCGTTCCTGATCGGCCGCGGTATCGCCCGCCCGGTGGTGGCGATGTCCGGCGCGATGCACGATCTCGCGGCCGGCAATTTCGAGGTGCAGTTGCCGGGGCTGGACCGCGGCGACGAGGTCGGCCAGATGGCCCGCGCCGTCGAGGATTTCAAAGTGCAGGCGGTGGCCAAGGCGGAGCGCGAGCAGGCCGAGCGCCAGCGCCAGGAGCAGATCGCCGCCGAAGCCCGCCGCGCCGAACTGCATCAGCTCGCCGACGGTTTCGAAGCCGCGGTCGGACAGATCGTCGAACAGGTCGGCGTCGCCTCGCAGGCACTGGAGGTCTCCGCCGGCGCGCTCGCCAAGGGCAGCGCCGAGACCCAGCAGCTCGCCACCATGGTGGCGGCAGCCTCATCGCAGACCTCCACCAACGTACAGTCGGTGGCCTCGGCCACCGAGCAGATGTCAGCCTCGGTCGAAGAGATCGGCCGCCAGGTCAGCGAATCGCGCAAGATCGCGGACGAAGCGGTGCAGCAGGCCGAACAGACCGACGCGCGGATCGCCAAGCTGGCGCAGGCCGCCAACCGCATCGGCGACGTCACCCAACTGATCACCACCATCGCCGGCCAGACCAATCTGCTCGCGCTCAACGCCACCATCGAGTCGGCCCGTGCGGGCGAGGCGGGGCGTGGCTTTGCAGTGGTGGCGCAGGAGGTCAAGGCGCTGGCGGAGCAGACCGCGAAAGCCACCGACGAAATCAGCGCGCAGATTGCCGAGATGCAGGCCGCGACCCGGGAGTCGGTGGATGCCATCAAGGAGATTGGCGGCACCATCGGCAAGATCGCGCATATTTCTTCGACCATCGCCGCGTCGGTGGGCGAGCAGGGCAGCGCCACCCAGGAGATCGCCCGCAGCGTGCAGCAGGCCGCGATCGGCACCAATCAGGTTGCGGCCAGCATCGGCAACGTCAATCGCGGCGCCGCCGACACCGGCGCGGCCTCCGACGAGGTGCTGACCTCGGCTCAGTTGCTGTCCCACGAAAACAACCGGCTGCGCGCCGAGGTGGCTAAATTTCTCGCAACCGTGCGGGTCGCCTGA
- a CDS encoding cache domain-containing protein → MSHKMIAVAAAAAALAFAAAPALAGASKDDAVAMVKKAVEAIKADGAEKAYVVISDKAGPFVKDDLYVVVYQLDGKVLAHGANAKFIGKDMIDAQDVDGKLYVKERVEMAAKQPSFWQDYKFVNPVSKKVEPKEMYCERLDNTAVCAGVYKL, encoded by the coding sequence CGCGCTGGCGTTCGCTGCTGCTCCGGCGCTGGCCGGCGCCAGCAAGGACGATGCCGTTGCGATGGTCAAAAAGGCCGTCGAGGCGATCAAGGCCGACGGCGCCGAGAAGGCCTATGTGGTGATCAGCGACAAGGCCGGCCCGTTCGTGAAGGACGACCTCTACGTCGTGGTCTATCAGCTCGACGGCAAGGTCCTGGCGCACGGCGCCAACGCAAAGTTTATCGGCAAGGATATGATCGACGCGCAGGACGTCGACGGCAAGCTCTACGTCAAGGAGCGCGTCGAGATGGCCGCCAAGCAGCCGTCGTTCTGGCAGGACTACAAATTCGTCAATCCGGTCAGCAAGAAAGTCGAGCCCAAGGAAATGTACTGCGAACGGCTTGACAACACCGCGGTCTGCGCCGGCGTCTACAAACTGTGA